Proteins encoded together in one Formosa sp. Hel3_A1_48 window:
- the rimO gene encoding 30S ribosomal protein S12 methylthiotransferase RimO, with product MRTKSRKTNKINVVTLGCSKNVYDSEVLMGQLKANGKAVAHEEDGNIVVINTCGFIDNAKEESVNTILDFVQKKDAGEVDKVFVTGCLSERYKPDLVKEIPDVDQYFGTTELPQLLKALGADYKHELIGERLTTTPKNYAYLKIAEGCDRPCSFCAIPLMRGKHRSTPIEDLVVEAKKLAADGVKELILIAQDLTYYGLDLYKKRNLAELLKALVEVEGIEWIRLHYAFPTGFPIDVLDVMKNESKICNYLDIPLQHISDNILKSMRRGTTQAKTTKLLHQFREAVPNMAIRTTLIVGYPGETEEDFQILKQWVESMRFERLGCFTYSHEENTHAYNLVDDVPQNVKQARANEIMELQSQISWELNQAKIGQSLRVVIDRKEGQYFVGRTEFDSPDVDNEVLIDASKVYLKTGEFATVTINEAADFDLYATVE from the coding sequence ATGAGAACAAAATCACGTAAAACCAACAAAATCAATGTCGTTACTCTTGGCTGTAGCAAAAATGTGTATGATAGCGAAGTACTTATGGGTCAACTTAAAGCCAATGGCAAAGCAGTCGCCCACGAGGAGGATGGTAATATTGTAGTGATTAATACATGTGGATTTATTGATAATGCCAAGGAAGAAAGTGTAAATACCATTTTGGATTTTGTTCAGAAGAAAGACGCCGGTGAAGTTGATAAAGTCTTTGTTACTGGTTGTTTAAGTGAGCGGTATAAACCTGATTTAGTCAAGGAAATTCCAGATGTTGATCAATATTTCGGCACTACAGAATTGCCTCAACTCCTAAAAGCATTGGGCGCTGATTATAAGCACGAACTTATAGGTGAGCGGCTCACAACGACACCCAAGAATTATGCTTATCTAAAAATTGCTGAGGGCTGTGACCGTCCTTGTAGTTTTTGTGCTATTCCTTTGATGCGCGGTAAACACCGCTCAACGCCTATTGAGGATTTAGTTGTTGAAGCTAAAAAACTGGCTGCTGATGGCGTTAAAGAGCTCATTCTTATTGCACAAGATTTAACGTACTACGGCTTAGATTTATATAAAAAACGAAATCTTGCAGAACTGCTTAAAGCTTTGGTTGAGGTTGAAGGTATTGAATGGATCCGATTGCACTATGCCTTTCCAACTGGCTTTCCGATAGACGTCTTGGATGTCATGAAAAACGAGTCAAAAATATGCAATTATTTAGATATTCCATTGCAACATATTTCAGATAACATCCTGAAAAGTATGCGCCGAGGTACAACACAGGCAAAAACCACAAAATTGCTACACCAATTTCGTGAAGCAGTACCCAATATGGCCATTCGAACAACTCTGATAGTTGGTTACCCTGGAGAAACTGAAGAAGATTTTCAAATTCTTAAACAATGGGTAGAATCCATGCGTTTCGAGCGCTTGGGCTGTTTCACCTATTCCCATGAAGAAAACACCCATGCCTATAATTTGGTTGATGATGTACCCCAAAATGTAAAACAAGCACGTGCCAATGAAATTATGGAGCTGCAGTCTCAAATTTCTTGGGAGTTGAATCAAGCCAAAATAGGCCAATCCTTACGTGTGGTAATTGACCGTAAAGAAGGCCAATATTTTGTAGGCCGTACTGAGTTTGATTCCCCAGATGTAGACAACGAAGTTTTGATTGATGCTTCTAAAGTATATCTTAAAACTGGAGAATTTGCTACAGTAACCATCAACGAAGCTGCGGATTTTGATTTGTATGCTACAGTTGAGTAG
- a CDS encoding amidase family protein, which yields MKKGALFLLFFIFFGCKNQTHDPDDSLSDISEKSFRSFKVEDSNYIDLKQFWAPFQDELSIFSSDRYETLKPLVMNQDIPTLQKFIKQGKLRYEELTLFYLYRIKSFDRMNEKSLNSVISLNPNIIKDAKEKDLNRPENLSNFSIYGMPILLKDNINTYDMVTTAGAVALLKNHTDDAFVSKQLKASGALILGKANLSEWAYFFCGDCPSGYSTVGGQTFNPYGRKTLDTGGSSSGSAVAVAANFCAAAVGSETSGSILSPASQNAGVGLKPTIGAISRTGIVPISSTLDTAGPITKYVIDNVLIFNGMIGKDRDDFKSKTVAAIDINVLQQSNFQGKRFGAIQSLLKDSLYTAAVNLLKRNGAKVITITPEDVDLPDFLRLLNLDMKVDLPTYFKWHANTNLPYDGVQSIIDFNALDSLKRAPYGQKLFIGIVADDATNKELESIKSILKTNGRAYFDSVMKFHQLDAVLSINNYHAGYAAVAEYPALTVPMGLSDEGAPKGFTFIAKPHQEPELYAWGYQFEKAFEKRPTPNNYN from the coding sequence ATGAAAAAAGGGGCGTTATTTTTATTGTTTTTTATTTTTTTTGGCTGTAAAAATCAGACTCATGACCCAGATGATAGCTTAAGTGATATTTCTGAAAAATCATTTCGATCGTTTAAGGTAGAAGATTCTAATTATATAGATTTAAAGCAGTTTTGGGCACCATTTCAAGATGAACTTTCTATTTTCTCATCTGATCGTTATGAAACCTTAAAGCCTCTTGTAATGAACCAAGATATTCCAACACTACAGAAGTTTATTAAACAAGGGAAACTCAGATATGAAGAATTAACTTTATTCTATTTGTATCGTATCAAATCTTTTGATAGGATGAATGAAAAATCACTAAATTCTGTGATTTCTTTGAACCCCAACATTATTAAGGATGCCAAAGAAAAAGACCTTAATAGACCTGAAAATCTTTCAAATTTTTCAATTTATGGGATGCCAATTCTTTTGAAAGATAATATCAATACCTATGATATGGTTACTACCGCTGGTGCTGTAGCCTTGTTGAAGAACCACACCGATGATGCCTTTGTTTCAAAGCAGCTTAAGGCATCAGGGGCACTGATTTTAGGAAAAGCTAATCTTAGTGAATGGGCTTATTTCTTTTGTGGAGACTGCCCAAGTGGTTACAGTACAGTGGGTGGACAAACGTTTAACCCTTATGGCCGCAAAACACTAGATACTGGCGGCTCAAGTTCTGGAAGTGCTGTAGCTGTTGCAGCTAATTTTTGTGCTGCAGCCGTTGGAAGTGAAACATCAGGATCTATACTTTCGCCTGCCAGTCAAAATGCAGGTGTAGGACTTAAACCAACCATTGGAGCGATCAGCCGAACTGGTATAGTTCCTATCTCTAGTACGTTAGATACTGCGGGTCCAATTACAAAATATGTGATTGATAATGTATTGATTTTTAATGGAATGATAGGAAAAGACAGAGATGACTTTAAATCCAAAACAGTTGCAGCAATTGACATTAACGTACTGCAACAATCTAACTTTCAGGGTAAGCGTTTTGGTGCGATTCAATCGCTATTGAAAGATTCACTTTACACAGCTGCGGTAAACCTTTTGAAGCGCAATGGTGCTAAAGTGATCACCATAACCCCTGAAGATGTTGATCTTCCTGATTTTTTGAGACTTTTGAATTTGGATATGAAAGTCGATTTACCAACTTATTTTAAATGGCATGCCAATACAAACTTACCGTATGATGGTGTTCAGTCAATCATTGATTTTAATGCCTTAGATTCACTAAAAAGAGCTCCTTATGGCCAAAAATTGTTTATAGGTATTGTTGCTGATGATGCAACAAACAAAGAATTAGAATCCATCAAATCAATACTAAAAACCAATGGCCGCGCTTATTTCGATTCAGTAATGAAATTTCATCAATTGGATGCAGTTCTTTCCATAAATAATTACCACGCTGGTTATGCTGCTGTAGCAGAATATCCAGCACTCACTGTGCCAATGGGCCTCTCAGATGAGGGAGCTCCAAAAGGATTCACTTTTATCGCAAAACCACATCAGGAACCAGAACTTTATGCATGGGGTTATCAATTTGAAAAAGCTTTTGAAAAACGACCTACACCCAATAATTACAACTAA
- the rpmB gene encoding 50S ribosomal protein L28 — MSKVCELTGKKAMVGNNVSFSLNRTKRKFNANLMKKRFYLPEEDKWITLKVSTSALKTINKIGITAAIKEAKSKGFLK; from the coding sequence ATGTCAAAAGTTTGTGAACTTACAGGGAAAAAAGCAATGGTAGGAAACAACGTTTCCTTCTCTTTGAACAGAACAAAACGCAAATTCAATGCAAATTTGATGAAAAAGCGTTTTTATCTTCCTGAAGAGGATAAGTGGATCACACTAAAAGTTTCTACCTCTGCATTAAAAACTATCAATAAGATTGGTATTACTGCAGCCATCAAAGAAGCAAAATCTAAAGGGTTTTTAAAATAA
- a CDS encoding DUF4295 domain-containing protein: protein MAKKSVASLQTGSKRLTKAIKMVKSPKTGAYIFVESIMSPEKVSDFLNKK, encoded by the coding sequence ATGGCAAAGAAATCAGTAGCATCGTTACAAACAGGGTCAAAACGTTTGACAAAAGCAATCAAAATGGTAAAATCTCCCAAGACTGGAGCTTATATTTTTGTTGAATCAATAATGTCTCCTGAAAAAGTTAGTGACTTTTTAAATAAGAAGTAA
- the rpmG gene encoding 50S ribosomal protein L33 — protein sequence MAKKGNRVQVILECTEHKASGQPGTSRYITTKNKKNTPDRMEIKKFNPILKRMTVHKEIK from the coding sequence ATGGCAAAAAAAGGAAATAGAGTTCAAGTAATTTTGGAGTGTACTGAGCACAAGGCTTCAGGTCAGCCAGGAACTTCTCGATACATCACAACTAAGAACAAGAAAAACACACCAGACCGCATGGAGATTAAGAAATTTAATCCTATTCTTAAGCGTATGACTGTGCATAAAGAAATTAAATAA
- a CDS encoding competence/damage-inducible protein A, which yields MKAEIITIGDEILIGQIIDTNSAYISKELNKIGISVFQITSVQDDKAHILKALKKAEHQVDLVVITGGLGPTKDDITKTTLAQYFNDTLVRNEEVVAHIKHIWKTHIKQPLLQVNLDQALVPSKAKVLMNQSGSAPGMWMQNAQTIFISLPGVPFEMKALMQNEVLPKLSAQFNLPFILHKTLLTYGLGESVIADRISDWEDNLPKTVKLAYLPNLGRVRLRLSSKGYDKNVVMDTINTQIESLLPQISDVFVGFEDDSSIEQIIGKQLVNLDSTLAVAESCTGGRIGAQFTANPGASNYFKGGLIAYDTKIKIQLLEVDEGLIKKHSVVSTEVAKAMALGIQKLCGSDYALATTGNAGPEKGDSDAEVGTVCIAIATPKSVYAKQFTFGKQRERITTKAVHMALTLLQKEIF from the coding sequence ATGAAAGCAGAGATCATTACTATTGGAGATGAAATTTTAATTGGTCAAATAATTGATACAAATTCGGCCTATATTTCAAAAGAGCTTAATAAAATTGGTATTTCTGTTTTCCAAATCACTTCAGTTCAAGATGATAAAGCACACATTCTAAAAGCACTGAAAAAGGCAGAACATCAAGTAGATTTGGTCGTTATCACAGGTGGTCTAGGACCAACTAAAGATGACATCACCAAAACTACTTTGGCCCAATACTTTAACGATACCTTGGTGCGTAATGAAGAGGTTGTTGCACACATAAAACATATTTGGAAAACCCATATAAAACAACCTTTGCTTCAGGTTAATTTAGACCAAGCGCTGGTGCCCTCAAAAGCCAAGGTTTTAATGAACCAATCGGGTTCTGCGCCAGGGATGTGGATGCAGAACGCTCAAACTATATTTATCTCACTTCCTGGTGTTCCTTTTGAGATGAAAGCATTGATGCAAAATGAAGTTCTGCCAAAGCTGTCAGCGCAATTCAACCTTCCATTCATATTACACAAAACCTTGCTCACTTATGGACTTGGGGAGAGTGTTATTGCCGATCGAATATCTGACTGGGAGGACAATTTGCCTAAAACAGTAAAATTAGCATATTTGCCAAATTTAGGCCGTGTTCGTTTGCGTTTATCTTCAAAGGGATATGATAAAAATGTAGTAATGGATACTATAAACACTCAAATAGAATCGTTACTTCCTCAAATCAGTGATGTTTTTGTGGGCTTTGAAGATGACTCCTCCATCGAGCAAATCATTGGAAAACAACTTGTGAATCTAGATTCAACCTTGGCAGTTGCTGAGAGCTGTACAGGCGGACGTATTGGTGCTCAGTTTACAGCAAATCCTGGTGCATCAAACTATTTTAAAGGCGGGCTGATTGCTTACGATACCAAAATAAAAATTCAGCTTTTGGAAGTAGACGAAGGGCTTATTAAAAAACACTCTGTTGTAAGTACTGAAGTCGCTAAAGCCATGGCTTTAGGTATTCAGAAGCTATGCGGTTCAGACTATGCATTGGCTACCACAGGAAATGCTGGACCGGAAAAAGGAGATTCAGATGCCGAGGTGGGTACAGTTTGTATTGCAATTGCTACCCCAAAATCAGTATATGCTAAGCAGTTTACATTTGGAAAACAACGCGAACGCATCACTACAAAAGCAGTACACATGGCACTTACTTTACTGCAAAAAGAAATTTTTTAA
- the ftsY gene encoding signal recognition particle-docking protein FtsY, translating into MSFFKKIFSSEKKATLDKGLEKSKSSFFNKLGKAVAGKSKVDDGVLDNLEEVLVTSDVGVNTTLKIIDRIEARVSKDKYLGTEELNLILREEIAALLSETNSGDAKEFSVENTEKPHVIMVVGVNGAGKTTTIGKLAYQFKKQGMEVVLGAADTFRAAAIDQLQVWADRVDIPIVKQNMGSDPASVAFDTLQSAVSGNADVVIIDTAGRLHNKVNLMNELTKIKRVMQKVVPNAPHEILLVLDGSTGQNAFEQAKQFTAATEVNALAVTKLDGTAKGGVVIGISDQFQVPVKYIGVGEGIDDLQVFNKFEFVDSFFN; encoded by the coding sequence ATGAGTTTTTTTAAAAAGATATTTTCATCAGAAAAAAAGGCAACCCTTGACAAAGGTTTAGAGAAATCTAAATCTAGTTTTTTTAATAAATTAGGAAAAGCAGTTGCAGGAAAATCTAAAGTCGATGATGGTGTCTTAGATAACCTAGAAGAAGTTTTAGTAACTAGTGATGTAGGAGTCAATACAACTTTAAAAATAATAGATCGAATTGAAGCTCGTGTTTCTAAAGATAAATATCTTGGTACAGAAGAGTTAAACCTTATTTTAAGAGAAGAAATTGCAGCCTTACTTTCAGAAACCAATTCTGGAGATGCTAAAGAATTTTCAGTTGAAAATACAGAAAAACCTCATGTCATTATGGTGGTCGGAGTCAATGGTGCAGGCAAAACAACTACTATTGGTAAATTGGCATATCAGTTCAAAAAACAGGGCATGGAAGTAGTTTTGGGTGCGGCTGATACATTTCGAGCTGCTGCCATTGATCAATTGCAAGTTTGGGCTGATCGTGTAGACATACCAATCGTAAAACAAAATATGGGCAGCGATCCTGCTTCGGTTGCTTTTGATACCCTTCAAAGTGCTGTTAGCGGCAATGCTGATGTTGTGATCATTGATACTGCTGGCCGTTTACATAATAAAGTCAATCTGATGAATGAGTTAACTAAGATTAAACGAGTCATGCAAAAAGTAGTGCCAAATGCACCGCATGAAATCTTATTGGTTTTGGACGGATCAACTGGGCAAAATGCTTTTGAACAGGCCAAGCAATTTACTGCAGCAACAGAAGTCAATGCCTTAGCAGTCACAAAATTAGATGGCACCGCTAAAGGCGGCGTTGTAATAGGAATTAGCGATCAGTTTCAAGTGCCCGTTAAGTACATCGGTGTTGGTGAGGGCATAGATGATCTTCAAGTCTTTAATAAATTTGAATTTGTAGACTCTTTTTTTAATTAA